A region of the Thermoanaerobaculia bacterium genome:
GTCGTCGTCGCAACGGTGCTCTCCGCCTTGCTCGACGCGCTCAAGGCGATGCGGGGCGCCCATCCGCGCCCGTTCGACTTTTCCGGGAGCCTCCTCCGGCTCCTTTCTCCGACGACTGCCGGCGGCTGGCTCGCTCTGGCGGAACCGGTGATCCTGGGCGTGTTCGTCGGGCTTGCGGCGGCCGGGCTGCTGGCGGCGCGAAGGGGGGTGAAGAAAGGGGCAGCCCGCTAGTGCCGCGGCGTCCGCGGCTCGGGGACGATGATTCTCACACCGCAACGGGGATTCACGCTCGGGTCGCATGGATTCGCGGCGGGCTGGATGGTGATCGTGATGCTCAGGACATTGTCGGCTTCGTTGCTTTCGGGAATCGTATTCTTCGGATCCGCAACCACCTTGATCGCGTGAGTTCCCGCCGGAACCCGGCCGATGACGATGTCCCGGGCCGAGACATACGAACCGGGCTCCAGCGAGGCCGAGTAGGCGCCCGACCACGTGTTTTTCAGTTGGCCGTCGAGATACAGGTCCACGGACACCGTTCCCACCGTGGCGACGGCTCCGTTGTTTGCGATCGCCCAATCGAGAAATAGATCATCGGATGCGTAGAGCGGATTCGAGTCCGTCGTTTGTCCTCTCGACTTCGAGATTACGATCGGCGCCGACCAGCCTTGCGGTCGGTACGGACTCAAATTCGGCTGACCGGACGGGGTTCCCGCTCCGCCGGGTCCCCCGAAGAAGAAGTACGTATGCCAATTGGGATCGCCCGTAAATAGCGCGAGGTCATAATAGGCACTATTGGTGACGGAGCGGATCAGGGCGCCCGGATAAAACGCGGACTGGGTCGTGTCCCAGTACGTAATGTCCCTGAT
Encoded here:
- a CDS encoding CARDB domain-containing protein, which encodes IRDITYWDTTQSAFYPGALIRSVTNSAYYDLALFTGDPNWHTYFFFGGPGGAGTPSGQPNLSPYRPQGWSAPIVISKSRGQTTDSNPLYASDDLFLDWAIANNGAVATVGTVSVDLYLDGQLKNTWSGAYSASLEPGSYVSARDIVIGRVPAGTHAIKVVADPKNTIPESNEADNVLSITITIQPAANPCDPSVNPRCGVRIIVPEPRTPRH